One segment of Pseudomonas sp. FP2196 DNA contains the following:
- a CDS encoding site-specific integrase has protein sequence MKNFILVEAPLTSEAKHLLLHLDPDMPDELREFKPFTHYTIWLARRGYAPNTAKLYAEHVGRFVDYVYEASKTQFAADVDVTIETVINSYQAYLLFGKGAANPIALKLADSLGKEKLTGQNSLAQTIESSIKWFLDVSETKNRIAPDQLFSAFYTKRAEYRSQYEISAHKANSWLAAVIRDSIKSVMPKRKGDKLFPQAARRDRKNDQKPFKTVAFPIERSVDLIRQSKPAKSKTFYRDMTLYSLLAATGARSSEALQVRMPDIDDDEFAVFLRDPFARKTPGITEDEYQFLAWKGRVTEMTFMIEPFAGMFWENLEKYLTREYNSSVDHDFLFQNLDGRPFFASDRSSRDKTFKSYAQKAGVEDVTGISAHSLRHMYGTYTLNYLPIPGQSIPGLPLAYVKILMGHASASSTMKYAKHDTDIIEAYIQHANQYVSQRGEASFRTIRADFHYRQLELLEEEAKRIEGEKND, from the coding sequence GTGAAAAATTTCATCTTGGTCGAGGCACCGCTCACAAGCGAAGCTAAACACCTATTGCTTCACCTTGACCCGGATATGCCCGACGAGCTGCGGGAATTCAAGCCTTTTACCCACTACACCATCTGGCTGGCACGTAGGGGTTATGCCCCCAACACAGCGAAGCTTTATGCCGAGCACGTGGGGCGGTTTGTGGATTACGTGTATGAAGCATCAAAAACCCAGTTCGCGGCGGATGTCGACGTCACAATTGAGACCGTCATCAACAGCTACCAGGCGTATCTGCTGTTCGGTAAGGGCGCTGCGAACCCGATAGCATTGAAATTGGCTGACAGCCTAGGGAAGGAGAAGCTCACAGGCCAAAACTCCCTAGCGCAGACCATCGAATCGTCGATTAAATGGTTTCTTGATGTATCGGAAACTAAGAACAGAATAGCGCCAGACCAGTTATTCAGCGCGTTCTACACAAAGCGAGCTGAGTACCGCAGCCAGTATGAGATTTCGGCGCACAAGGCCAATTCTTGGTTGGCCGCAGTCATTCGTGACTCGATTAAGTCGGTGATGCCTAAGCGCAAGGGAGACAAACTATTTCCCCAGGCAGCACGCAGGGACAGGAAGAACGACCAAAAACCGTTCAAGACGGTAGCATTTCCCATCGAACGATCCGTGGATCTCATCAGGCAGTCAAAGCCAGCGAAGTCCAAAACTTTTTATAGAGATATGACCCTCTATTCCCTACTCGCGGCAACAGGCGCTCGTTCGAGCGAGGCCCTGCAGGTGAGGATGCCCGATATCGACGATGATGAGTTCGCAGTTTTCCTCCGCGACCCTTTTGCACGCAAAACGCCTGGAATTACAGAGGATGAATACCAGTTTCTTGCCTGGAAGGGACGGGTGACCGAAATGACGTTCATGATCGAACCCTTTGCCGGGATGTTCTGGGAAAACCTTGAGAAGTATTTGACCCGTGAGTACAACTCGAGCGTCGACCATGACTTCCTCTTTCAAAACCTCGATGGCAGGCCATTCTTCGCTAGCGACCGAAGCAGTCGAGACAAAACCTTCAAGAGCTACGCCCAAAAAGCAGGGGTAGAGGACGTCACAGGCATTAGCGCTCACTCGCTGCGACATATGTACGGAACCTACACTCTTAATTACTTGCCAATTCCCGGACAGAGCATTCCAGGACTGCCTCTAGCGTATGTAAAAATCCTAATGGGTCACGCTAGTGCCTCTTCTACCATGAAGTACGCCAAGCACGACACTGACATAATTGAAGCCTATATCCAACACGCCAATCAGTACGTATCACAACGTGGCGAAGCATCTTTCAGGACGATTCGAGCAGACTTCCACTACCGGCAGTTAGAGTTACTCGAGGAAGAAGCCAAGCGTATTGAAGGAGAAAAAAATGATTAA
- a CDS encoding bifunctional diguanylate cyclase/phosphodiesterase codes for MPRLASVLFLLSLMIWTATADALTLTDEERSWLAAHPDLRLGVDASWPPFEFRDDQARYQGLAADYIDVIRQRLAIKLTPIEPLSWTVVLEQVKQGKIDLLPGIMSTPERQTYLSFTRPYLDFPIIILAHIGGAQPRKLDDLYGLKIAVVENYAPHELLRTHHPDLNLVAMPNVSSALQALATDEVDAVVGDLASSVWSLRQLKLDGLYVSGETPYRYQLAMAVPRENKVLVGILDKVLADMPPAEISSIQEHWVGNVLDHRTFWNDLLVYGLPGLLLLMIVLAVVIRINRRLSSEIARRIDLEQELRSSEYHYRGLVESLSAIAWEARMSDFTYSYVSPHAEDLLGYPLSHWLIPGFWRNIIHPADLTRAQSFCDHEVLAGRDHSLDYRVITADGRCLWVRDIVSLIEHGHEPVMRGLMIDISETKRTEEALRLSEQKFASVFQQCPDILVIARLSDGCLLEVNKAFEEQIGLKAEDVIGQTATDLNIWGIPGVGPGLLQRLQAGSIRNLEMPFRRNNGQVFTGLISAEPFDLDTTPALVVVVRDITQLKETQQQLQTSEEKFAKAFHASPDGLLLSRQNDGLLLEVNEGFSRITGFNSAMSVDRSTLDLGIWVNLNERKQMLDLLHRDGFVRDFTCHIRRSDGQIRLCEVSSRPLPIGEEDCMLTIARDITERHLMQEKLQQAATVFESTAEGVLITDTQQHISAVNRAFTEITGYSESEALGHTPRLLASGLHDSAFYAAMWHQLTDEGHWQGEISNRRKNGELYPSWLTISAVRNRDKFITHFVAVFADISSLKHAQAKLDYQAHHDPLTGLPNRTLFESRLLMALNGQQENGGQGAVLFLDLDRFKHINDSLGHPVGDLLLKGIAVRLKEQLRDIDTVARLGGDEFIILLPGLQQASDADNIALKLLNCFGAPFQAGEHEFFISASIGTSLYPRDGCDVATLVKNADAAMYRSKAKGRNRVESYTRDLTAQASERVALEHELRRAIERDELRLYYQPKISLDDHSLVGAEALIRWRHPTFGDVPPEHFIPLAEENGMILQIGDWVLETACRQMFEWNQIYESLGPLSVNLAGAQLRQPNLLGRIEQLLKENRLRPDLLQLEITENFIMSQAEEALAVLHQLKHLGVQLAIDDFGTGYSSLSYLKRLPLDILKIDQSFVRGLPDDPHDAAIVRAIIALGRSMQFTVIAEGVETQAQQQFLAAEGCEQIQGYIVSLPLPPEEFAATFLRIAVSDFSDSTAEKPSL; via the coding sequence ATGCCCAGACTGGCGTCCGTGCTTTTTTTGCTGTCACTGATGATCTGGACCGCAACGGCTGACGCGCTGACTCTGACCGATGAAGAACGCAGCTGGCTGGCGGCTCACCCGGATTTGCGCCTGGGCGTGGATGCGTCGTGGCCGCCCTTTGAGTTTCGCGACGATCAGGCCCGCTATCAGGGATTGGCGGCTGACTATATCGACGTGATACGCCAGCGACTGGCTATCAAACTTACACCCATCGAGCCATTGAGCTGGACGGTGGTACTGGAGCAGGTCAAACAGGGCAAGATCGACTTGCTGCCGGGGATCATGTCCACACCCGAGCGCCAGACCTACCTGTCGTTTACCCGGCCCTACCTCGACTTCCCGATCATCATCCTCGCGCACATCGGTGGCGCGCAACCGCGCAAACTCGACGATCTGTACGGCCTGAAGATCGCCGTGGTGGAAAACTACGCGCCCCATGAACTCCTGCGTACGCACCACCCTGACCTGAATCTGGTTGCCATGCCCAACGTCAGCTCAGCCTTGCAGGCACTGGCGACCGACGAAGTGGACGCCGTGGTCGGCGACCTCGCCTCTAGCGTCTGGAGCCTTCGCCAACTCAAGCTCGACGGCCTCTACGTCAGCGGCGAAACCCCGTATCGCTATCAACTGGCGATGGCGGTGCCGCGTGAAAACAAAGTGCTGGTGGGCATTCTGGACAAAGTTCTGGCAGACATGCCCCCTGCTGAAATCAGCAGTATTCAAGAACACTGGGTCGGAAACGTCCTCGATCATCGGACATTCTGGAATGATCTGCTGGTTTATGGTCTACCCGGCTTGCTGTTACTGATGATCGTGCTGGCTGTGGTGATCCGCATCAACCGCCGCCTGAGTTCGGAAATTGCGCGACGCATAGACCTCGAACAGGAACTGCGCAGCAGCGAGTACCACTATCGGGGCCTCGTGGAGAGCCTGTCCGCCATCGCGTGGGAAGCACGGATGAGTGACTTCACTTACAGCTATGTGTCGCCGCACGCAGAAGATCTGCTCGGTTATCCACTGTCGCATTGGCTGATTCCGGGCTTCTGGCGCAACATCATTCACCCGGCGGACCTGACCCGCGCCCAGAGTTTCTGCGATCACGAAGTGCTGGCCGGGCGCGATCACAGCCTCGATTACCGGGTGATCACCGCAGATGGTCGCTGCCTGTGGGTGCGAGACATCGTCAGCCTGATCGAACACGGTCATGAACCGGTGATGCGCGGGTTGATGATCGACATCAGCGAAACCAAGCGCACCGAAGAAGCGCTGCGACTGTCGGAACAGAAGTTCGCGTCGGTATTCCAGCAATGTCCGGACATCCTGGTGATCGCGCGCTTGTCCGACGGCTGCCTGCTGGAGGTCAACAAAGCCTTTGAAGAACAGATCGGCCTCAAAGCCGAAGACGTCATCGGCCAGACCGCCACCGACCTGAATATCTGGGGCATACCCGGCGTCGGGCCGGGGCTGTTGCAGCGCTTGCAGGCCGGCAGCATTCGTAACCTGGAGATGCCCTTTCGGCGCAACAATGGCCAGGTGTTCACCGGCCTGATTTCCGCCGAACCGTTTGACCTCGACACCACGCCAGCGTTGGTCGTAGTCGTGCGCGACATCACCCAGCTCAAAGAAACCCAACAGCAACTGCAAACCTCGGAGGAGAAATTCGCCAAGGCATTTCATGCCTCGCCGGACGGCTTGCTGCTGTCGCGCCAGAACGACGGCTTATTGCTGGAGGTCAACGAGGGTTTCAGCCGCATCACCGGGTTCAATAGTGCCATGTCGGTGGATCGTTCGACGCTGGATCTGGGAATCTGGGTCAACCTCAACGAACGCAAACAGATGCTCGACCTGTTGCACCGCGATGGTTTCGTCCGCGATTTCACCTGCCATATCCGCCGCAGCGACGGACAGATTCGGCTCTGCGAAGTGTCCAGCCGCCCGCTGCCGATCGGCGAAGAAGACTGCATGCTGACCATCGCCCGCGATATCACCGAACGCCACCTGATGCAGGAAAAACTGCAACAGGCCGCGACCGTATTCGAGAGCACCGCCGAAGGCGTGTTGATCACCGATACCCAGCAGCACATCAGCGCGGTCAATCGGGCCTTCACTGAAATCACCGGTTACAGCGAAAGCGAAGCCCTCGGCCACACCCCGCGCCTGCTCGCCTCGGGGCTGCACGACAGCGCATTTTATGCCGCGATGTGGCACCAACTGACCGATGAAGGCCACTGGCAAGGCGAAATTTCCAACCGGCGCAAGAACGGCGAGCTGTACCCGAGTTGGCTGACCATCAGTGCCGTGCGCAACCGGGACAAATTCATCACCCACTTTGTCGCGGTGTTCGCCGACATCTCCAGCCTCAAACACGCGCAGGCCAAACTCGACTATCAGGCTCACCACGACCCGCTCACCGGCCTGCCGAACCGCACGCTCTTCGAAAGCCGCTTGCTGATGGCACTGAACGGTCAGCAAGAGAATGGCGGTCAGGGCGCAGTGCTGTTTCTCGACCTCGATCGCTTCAAGCACATCAACGACAGCCTCGGCCATCCGGTTGGCGACCTGCTGCTCAAAGGCATCGCCGTGCGCCTGAAAGAACAGTTGCGTGACATCGACACCGTCGCCCGACTGGGCGGCGACGAATTCATCATTCTGTTGCCCGGCCTGCAACAAGCCAGTGACGCCGACAACATTGCGCTAAAACTGCTCAACTGCTTCGGTGCGCCGTTCCAGGCAGGCGAACACGAGTTTTTCATCAGCGCCAGCATCGGCACCAGCCTCTACCCACGCGACGGTTGTGACGTGGCCACCTTGGTGAAAAACGCCGATGCGGCGATGTATCGCTCCAAAGCCAAGGGCCGCAACCGCGTCGAGAGTTACACCCGCGACCTCACCGCCCAGGCCAGCGAACGCGTGGCACTGGAGCACGAGCTCCGCCGGGCCATCGAACGTGACGAGTTGCGCCTCTACTACCAACCGAAAATAAGCCTCGACGACCACAGCCTGGTCGGCGCCGAAGCGCTGATACGCTGGCGTCATCCGACATTTGGCGATGTTCCGCCGGAGCACTTCATCCCACTGGCCGAAGAAAACGGGATGATCCTGCAGATCGGCGATTGGGTGCTGGAAACTGCGTGCCGGCAGATGTTTGAGTGGAACCAGATCTACGAAAGCCTCGGGCCGCTGTCGGTCAACCTCGCCGGCGCCCAACTGCGCCAGCCGAATCTGCTCGGGCGCATCGAGCAACTGCTCAAGGAAAACCGCCTCAGGCCGGATTTACTGCAACTGGAAATTACCGAGAATTTCATCATGAGTCAGGCCGAAGAGGCCCTGGCGGTGTTGCACCAGCTCAAACACCTCGGTGTGCAACTGGCCATCGACGACTTCGGCACCGGCTATTCCTCACTCAGTTACCTCAAACGCCTGCCGCTGGACATCCTCAAAATCGACCAGTCTTTCGTCCGCGGACTGCCCGACGACCCCCACGACGCGGCGATTGTCCGCGCCATCATCGCCCTCGGCCGGAGCATGCAATTCACCGTGATCGCGGAGGGCGTGGAAACCCAAGCGCAACAACAATTTCTAGCGGCAGAAGGCTGCGAACAGATCCAGGGCTACATCGTCAGCCTGCCGCTTCCGCCGGAAGAATTTGCCGCAACGTTTCTGCGTATTGCCGTATCGGATTTTTCGGATAGCACAGCCGAGAAACCGTCGCTATAA
- a CDS encoding AAA family ATPase, producing MSNLSSVIQVSSVKPGSFGGAVFSGRIIGQNKIYTCRASYKVITRIPQPGECWQFKGSITGHDQYRDFVLIESCHIVNLPIAAYVERLLIKHPAFRGLSFGKAKVSKLVRAFGAENLAQALTAGRVSHLAELINPDLAQKVVDAWRTLQDEISTIEFLMEHDFDPGLAKSVLKVCQTDTVERLKLNPYSLIAFQGIHPNMWKIVDAAAAKLGIPRDDPRRLAGLVENLLYVRLDQGHTAYEIEELKAALMQKLPSARLVDQAIECALQRRAVCVKKDQGTTLIQPLGAALVESKLEQRVASLLSAQASLLHGSPQELEQAIEDYCAHGESVPGHSLTRDQKSAVLMALTNRISTLTGFGGTGKTTVLKAIVDIASQHRPVHVLALSGKAKERAKESVGRDTYTIHSFLIKISTASSGLSTGGDPLVIIDESSMVDIALMLKLLNAFAKKELSLLLVGDTGQLSPVGYGIFFHALAKSKAIPSTHLIKVHRSIGNSHLQNIAMKIRSGHLDTLPFWNGERDGVYLIPCTNTQDMLTHLAKIKQIIPDAQILTPHMSDRMPDSGHKINNYLQSALQHTDETLGIWMGKYWLRVNDPVIVTQNSYEHNLFNGNTGIMTGVTSIDGQTSGVFFFNGFEVTLSRMDLFGLGMKLAYAISIHKAQGSEYETSILCTLSQSEFVERSMLYTAVSRSKRLALILSTQNIMQQGVARPNRSDTLCVGFSV from the coding sequence ATGAGCAATCTGTCGAGCGTGATCCAGGTGAGCTCGGTGAAGCCAGGCAGTTTTGGCGGTGCAGTCTTTTCCGGGCGCATCATTGGCCAAAACAAAATTTACACATGCAGAGCAAGCTATAAAGTCATCACCCGCATTCCTCAACCCGGTGAATGCTGGCAGTTCAAAGGCTCGATCACAGGGCATGATCAGTACAGGGATTTCGTTCTGATCGAAAGCTGTCACATCGTAAACCTGCCCATAGCGGCATATGTGGAACGATTGCTGATAAAGCATCCTGCATTTCGCGGGCTGTCATTCGGCAAAGCGAAAGTCTCGAAACTGGTCAGGGCATTTGGCGCAGAAAACCTTGCTCAGGCATTGACTGCAGGCAGAGTCAGCCACCTGGCGGAACTGATTAATCCTGATCTCGCCCAAAAGGTCGTGGATGCCTGGAGGACACTGCAGGATGAGATTTCAACAATTGAATTTCTCATGGAGCACGACTTCGATCCTGGGCTCGCCAAAAGCGTTCTCAAGGTTTGCCAGACGGATACGGTAGAGCGCCTGAAGCTTAATCCGTACAGCCTCATTGCGTTTCAAGGCATCCACCCAAACATGTGGAAAATCGTAGACGCCGCAGCAGCCAAGCTAGGCATACCTCGTGATGACCCACGCAGGCTGGCCGGCCTTGTGGAGAATTTGCTCTATGTGCGCTTGGATCAGGGCCATACCGCTTACGAAATAGAAGAGCTAAAAGCCGCCCTGATGCAGAAGCTTCCATCCGCCAGACTGGTAGACCAAGCTATCGAATGCGCCCTACAAAGGCGTGCTGTGTGCGTTAAGAAGGATCAAGGGACGACGCTTATCCAGCCACTGGGAGCGGCCCTTGTCGAAAGTAAACTCGAGCAGCGAGTCGCGAGTCTACTGTCCGCTCAGGCCTCATTGCTTCACGGTTCTCCGCAGGAACTGGAGCAAGCGATTGAAGATTACTGCGCACACGGTGAGAGCGTGCCTGGACACTCACTCACCCGAGACCAGAAAAGCGCAGTGCTGATGGCGCTTACTAATCGCATCAGCACGCTGACTGGATTTGGCGGTACGGGCAAGACAACCGTGCTGAAAGCCATCGTTGATATAGCCTCTCAGCACCGCCCTGTGCATGTCTTAGCACTGAGCGGAAAAGCCAAGGAGCGCGCCAAGGAGTCTGTTGGCCGAGACACCTACACGATCCACAGTTTCTTGATCAAAATCAGCACTGCAAGCTCAGGGCTCAGCACTGGAGGCGACCCTCTGGTAATCATCGATGAATCCAGCATGGTAGACATCGCCTTGATGCTGAAACTGCTGAATGCCTTCGCGAAGAAAGAACTGTCTCTTTTGCTAGTAGGCGATACCGGTCAGCTATCACCGGTTGGTTATGGAATCTTCTTCCATGCACTGGCCAAATCTAAGGCGATACCGTCGACCCACCTGATCAAGGTTCACAGGTCAATCGGCAACAGCCACCTTCAGAACATCGCCATGAAGATTAGATCGGGTCATCTGGATACCCTGCCATTCTGGAATGGCGAGCGCGATGGGGTTTATCTAATCCCCTGCACAAACACGCAGGACATGCTGACACACCTCGCGAAGATCAAGCAGATCATCCCTGACGCTCAGATCCTGACGCCACACATGTCTGATCGCATGCCGGATTCTGGACACAAGATAAACAACTATCTGCAAAGCGCCCTCCAGCATACAGACGAGACGCTGGGCATTTGGATGGGCAAATACTGGCTGCGAGTTAACGACCCCGTCATCGTCACCCAGAATAGCTACGAGCATAATCTGTTCAACGGCAACACCGGGATCATGACTGGCGTCACGTCAATCGATGGCCAGACTTCAGGTGTATTCTTCTTCAATGGGTTCGAAGTCACCCTGTCCAGGATGGACTTGTTCGGGCTGGGAATGAAGCTTGCCTACGCCATTTCCATTCATAAGGCGCAAGGCAGCGAGTACGAGACGTCGATCCTTTGCACTCTGAGTCAAAGCGAATTTGTGGAACGAAGCATGCTGTACACAGCCGTCTCCCGATCTAAGCGGCTGGCTTTGATACTAAGCACGCAGAACATCATGCAGCAGGGGGTAGCTCGCCCAAACCGAAGCGACACCCTCTGTGTTGGCTTCTCGGTTTGA
- a CDS encoding PIN domain-containing protein → MTTQEPSLDFAALSIDSNILRGQRYNFDGGILKQLEQFKGSPVQILQPDVIHSEGIKHLASEITDALRAARSNLRTLAKYALFDNIQDFTENSLGPVLSAPALAEAKLNSFYERINARVISSSSVQIQDLMQMYFNTEPPFETASDKKHEFPDAIALLALKAWAVSENKRTVVVSKDKGWHAFAQNLQHLHVVGDLAEALALFQPHTKVARLISLLQAEGMLEHDSHLFSSITNAIAIHTTEQTPEIEANAVFNYEYDDFQIVYLSHKFAKPEVGEKPRIRIVLIKDDLVVLSLSALVSTEVMATFSFSQYDSIDKDYVSLGGTIEERPVSYEADVLIHFRGDWKHLDQGLKPSKIEIVGTMQQIHFGDIGPDYSNDRDDDIQLAWEQEQEYQRRRDEDLERWR, encoded by the coding sequence ATGACGACTCAGGAGCCCTCACTGGACTTTGCAGCGCTCTCCATCGACAGCAATATTTTGCGCGGGCAGCGTTACAACTTTGATGGCGGTATTCTGAAGCAGCTTGAACAATTTAAAGGGAGCCCTGTACAGATTCTTCAACCAGACGTTATCCACTCAGAGGGCATCAAGCATCTGGCGTCTGAAATCACTGATGCGCTAAGGGCAGCAAGGAGTAACCTTCGGACTCTGGCAAAATATGCCCTGTTTGATAACATTCAGGATTTTACCGAAAACTCGCTCGGCCCCGTCTTGAGCGCACCTGCACTGGCTGAAGCGAAGCTAAATTCTTTCTACGAGCGGATCAACGCTCGCGTCATTTCAAGTTCATCAGTTCAGATCCAAGATTTGATGCAGATGTATTTCAACACTGAGCCTCCGTTCGAAACCGCCTCTGATAAAAAGCATGAATTCCCTGATGCGATAGCATTGTTGGCACTCAAAGCTTGGGCCGTAAGTGAGAACAAACGGACGGTGGTTGTCAGTAAGGACAAGGGGTGGCATGCGTTCGCCCAAAACTTGCAGCACCTCCATGTCGTAGGTGATTTAGCAGAGGCACTGGCCCTGTTTCAGCCCCATACAAAGGTCGCAAGGCTGATAAGCCTGTTGCAGGCTGAAGGAATGCTCGAGCACGATAGCCACCTCTTTTCGAGCATAACCAATGCGATTGCAATCCACACTACCGAACAAACGCCAGAGATCGAGGCGAATGCCGTATTCAACTATGAGTATGATGACTTTCAGATCGTCTATCTTTCCCATAAGTTTGCGAAGCCTGAAGTAGGCGAGAAACCAAGAATCAGGATCGTGCTCATTAAAGACGACCTCGTGGTGCTCAGCCTGTCTGCGTTGGTTTCGACTGAGGTGATGGCAACATTCTCGTTTAGTCAGTACGACTCTATCGATAAGGATTATGTCTCACTAGGTGGCACAATCGAGGAACGTCCAGTCAGTTATGAGGCCGATGTTCTTATTCATTTCCGGGGCGATTGGAAGCATCTAGATCAAGGTCTGAAACCTAGCAAGATAGAGATCGTCGGAACGATGCAGCAGATACATTTTGGAGACATCGGGCCAGATTATTCGAATGACAGGGATGACGATATTCAGCTGGCCTGGGAACAGGAACAGGAGTACCAAAGGCGTCGAGATGAGGACTTGGAGCGCTGGCGGTAA
- a CDS encoding SH3 domain-containing protein, with the protein MGKKDTPQTPVEPSTLSTLLSTTPTSPSPPTPTSATEQFVSADNLNVRDQPSGKVISKLKRGEKVQVFETRKDWARISIDGQPSKWLSSKSLCSGSDCYVVLKPRTAIQPKQPARQQTPAYGSSCPCSSGNVCIGPRGGRYCITSGGNKRYGV; encoded by the coding sequence ATGGGAAAAAAAGACACGCCTCAAACCCCGGTAGAGCCGAGCACTCTGAGCACGCTTCTATCAACCACGCCAACGTCTCCATCCCCACCCACGCCGACCTCCGCAACTGAGCAGTTCGTGAGCGCTGACAACCTCAATGTCCGGGATCAACCAAGCGGAAAGGTCATCTCAAAACTGAAGCGCGGGGAGAAGGTTCAAGTTTTTGAGACCCGAAAGGATTGGGCGCGCATCAGCATTGATGGTCAACCTTCAAAGTGGCTTTCGTCCAAAAGCCTGTGTAGCGGCTCAGACTGCTACGTCGTTTTGAAGCCAAGAACAGCGATTCAGCCGAAACAGCCGGCTCGCCAACAGACCCCAGCTTACGGTTCATCCTGCCCTTGTTCCTCTGGGAACGTGTGTATCGGGCCTCGCGGTGGTCGATATTGCATTACCTCTGGCGGTAACAAACGATACGGTGTCTGA
- the rpoD gene encoding RNA polymerase sigma factor RpoD: MSGKAQQQSRIIELIKLGREQKYLTYAEVNDHLPEDISDPEQVEDIIRMINDMGIPVHESAPDADALMLADADTDEAAAEEAAAALAAVETDIGRTTDPVRMYMREMGTVELLTREGEIEIAKRIEEGIREVMSAIAHFPGTVDHILSEYTRVTTEGGRLSDVLSGYIDPDDGIAPPAAEVPPPIDPKAAKADDAEDDDEAESSDDEEEAESGPDPVIAAQRFGAVSDQMEVTRKALKKHGRNNKAAIAELLALAELFMPIKLVPKQFEGLVERVRSALDRLRQQERAIMQLCVRDARMPRADFLRQFPGNEVDESWSDALAKGKSKYAEAIGRVQPDIIRCQQKLTALETETGLTIAEIKDINRRMSIGEAKARRAKKEMVEANLRLVISIAKKYTNRGLQFLDLIQEGNIGLMKAVDKFEYRRGYKFSTYATWWIRQAITRSIADQARTIRIPVHMIETINKLNRISRQMLQEMGREPTPEELGERMEMPEDKIRKVLKIAKEPISMETPIGDDEDSHLGDFIEDSTMQSPIDVATVESLKEATREVLSGLTAREAKVLRMRFGIDMNTDHTLEEVGKQFDVTRERIRQIEAKALRKLRHPTRSEHLRSFLDE; this comes from the coding sequence ATGTCCGGAAAAGCGCAACAGCAGTCTCGTATTATTGAGTTGATCAAACTGGGTCGTGAGCAGAAGTATCTGACTTACGCCGAGGTCAACGACCACCTGCCCGAGGATATTTCAGATCCTGAGCAGGTGGAAGACATCATCCGCATGATTAACGACATGGGGATCCCCGTACACGAGAGTGCTCCGGATGCGGACGCCCTTATGTTGGCCGACGCCGATACCGACGAGGCCGCTGCGGAAGAAGCAGCAGCCGCGCTGGCAGCGGTGGAGACCGATATCGGTCGCACCACTGACCCTGTGCGCATGTACATGCGTGAAATGGGTACGGTCGAGCTTCTGACTCGTGAAGGCGAAATCGAAATCGCCAAGCGTATCGAAGAGGGCATCCGTGAAGTGATGAGCGCAATCGCGCACTTCCCTGGCACGGTTGACCACATTCTCTCCGAGTACACTCGTGTCACCACCGAAGGTGGTCGCCTGTCCGACGTCCTGAGCGGTTATATCGACCCGGACGACGGCATTGCGCCGCCTGCCGCAGAAGTGCCGCCGCCGATCGACCCGAAAGCCGCCAAGGCTGACGACGCCGAGGACGACGACGAAGCCGAATCTTCCGATGACGAAGAAGAAGCCGAAAGCGGTCCGGATCCGGTTATCGCTGCCCAGCGCTTTGGCGCTGTGTCCGATCAGATGGAAGTCACCCGCAAGGCTCTGAAAAAGCACGGTCGCAACAACAAGGCAGCGATTGCCGAATTGCTGGCTCTGGCCGAACTGTTCATGCCGATCAAACTGGTACCGAAGCAATTCGAAGGCCTGGTCGAGCGTGTCCGCAGTGCCCTGGATCGTCTGCGTCAACAAGAGCGCGCGATCATGCAACTGTGCGTACGTGATGCACGTATGCCACGCGCCGATTTCCTGCGCCAGTTCCCGGGCAACGAAGTTGACGAAAGCTGGTCCGACGCTCTGGCCAAAGGCAAGAGCAAGTACGCCGAAGCCATTGGCCGTGTCCAGCCGGATATCATCCGTTGCCAGCAGAAGCTGACGGCGCTGGAAACCGAAACCGGTTTGACCATCGCTGAGATCAAGGACATCAATCGTCGCATGTCGATCGGTGAGGCCAAGGCCCGCCGCGCGAAGAAAGAGATGGTTGAAGCGAACTTGCGTCTGGTGATCTCGATCGCCAAGAAGTACACCAACCGCGGCCTGCAATTCCTCGATCTGATCCAGGAAGGCAACATCGGTCTGATGAAAGCGGTGGACAAGTTCGAATACCGTCGTGGTTACAAGTTCTCGACTTATGCCACCTGGTGGATCCGTCAGGCGATCACTCGCTCGATCGCCGACCAGGCCCGCACCATTCGTATTCCGGTGCACATGATCGAGACGATCAACAAGCTCAACCGCATTTCCCGGCAGATGTTGCAGGAAATGGGTCGCGAACCGACCCCGGAAGAGCTGGGCGAACGCATGGAAATGCCTGAGGACAAGATCCGTAAGGTATTGAAGATCGCTAAAGAGCCGATCTCCATGGAAACCCCGATCGGTGATGACGAAGACTCCCATCTGGGTGACTTCATCGAAGACTCGACCATGCAGTCGCCAATCGATGTCGCCACTGTCGAGAGTCTGAAAGAAGCGACTCGCGAAGTCCTGTCCGGCCTCACTGCCCGTGAAGCCAAGGTACTGCGCATGCGTTTCGGTATCGACATGAACACCGACCATACGCTCGAAGAAGTGGGCAAACAGTTTGACGTAACACGTGAGCGGATCCGTCAGATCGAAGCCAAGGCGCTGCGTAAGCTGCGCCACCCGACGCGAAGCGAGCATCTGCGCTCCTTCCTCGACGAGTGA